One window of Hylemonella gracilis genomic DNA carries:
- a CDS encoding ArsC family reductase, with amino-acid sequence MKKSITLYGITNCDTVKKARTWLAGQAVEVSFHDFKKQGVPEQRLDTWMAAVGWEKLVNRQGTTWRKLDAAAQAAVTDAQSARALMLAQPSVIKRPVVEWGGTEVTVGFAAIDWQQRL; translated from the coding sequence ATGAAGAAAAGCATCACTCTTTACGGTATTACGAACTGCGACACGGTCAAGAAAGCCCGCACTTGGCTGGCCGGGCAGGCCGTGGAGGTCAGCTTCCACGACTTCAAGAAACAAGGCGTCCCCGAGCAGCGGCTGGACACCTGGATGGCCGCCGTGGGCTGGGAAAAGCTCGTGAACCGCCAGGGCACGACCTGGCGCAAGCTGGACGCCGCTGCGCAGGCCGCAGTCACTGACGCGCAAAGCGCCCGGGCCCTGATGCTGGCCCAGCCCAGTGTGATCAAGCGCCCTGTCGTCGAGTGGGGAGGGACAGAGGTGACCGTGGGATTTGCCGCCATTGATTGGCAACAGCGCCTCTGA
- the traF gene encoding conjugal transfer protein TraF: MYPLSQIMRRLDAAVFAFLLCACSGTAWAAEPVTSASGASTLEGAACKGWLACSPSGTSPAPALKPPKPVKPSVCKGWLACGEPDPTVSPVPEAVAPGPVPASLPVAGEPVPQIVLPAAAELVPVAEPAIPAVGAMPAPPVPEKQTKKPEAPSRPAPVSAPLVSPFGQASLRNPAAPAAVLQQGRGGQFRMGLLSFGMGYEIGALNNIEDQIDDTSERLERFTITEAELTAQVSGSASQADAEAALKNYVVNKVNTDVIDVVNPVLVSLRREGQVTLFGEAQVPLTPMVVTVEAWGGSLMLDASFQALANTSVLTTPLAALDPNAITVVVIPDGSGGYEATADFNYDDATANESSVLVKAALIKQYGLGYSHNVWKSSLSPESWGSGWLTVGGRVKYYEVRLVRAAVRLKDNDDAEDTLKDAESEDSTGVGLDLGAQWSSRYYRAGVWVNNVNSPSFKFNKLDLSGYSNPTIRKDLQAGSTYVMKPQVQLESALYSESQHWVLDTSLDANSVRDPLDREFQWLAVNAAHVTNTFWIPGFRLGYRENLVGTQLSYATAGLTWFGVNLDLAYGLQTIKYDGDTYPRSVMLNISSSMTF; encoded by the coding sequence ATGTACCCCTTGAGTCAAATCATGCGGCGGCTGGATGCCGCCGTTTTCGCTTTCCTTCTGTGCGCCTGTTCGGGCACGGCATGGGCGGCCGAGCCTGTTACTTCGGCTTCCGGCGCATCCACTCTGGAGGGGGCCGCCTGCAAGGGCTGGTTGGCATGCAGCCCATCGGGCACCAGCCCGGCTCCCGCACTCAAACCGCCCAAGCCCGTCAAACCTTCTGTTTGCAAGGGCTGGTTGGCCTGCGGTGAGCCTGACCCCACGGTCTCTCCCGTACCTGAGGCCGTTGCGCCCGGACCTGTTCCTGCCAGTCTGCCTGTGGCGGGCGAACCTGTTCCGCAAATCGTCCTCCCGGCCGCGGCGGAGCTTGTGCCCGTTGCAGAACCTGCCATCCCGGCCGTGGGCGCAATGCCTGCTCCGCCTGTGCCAGAAAAACAGACGAAGAAACCTGAAGCGCCTTCCCGGCCCGCGCCGGTGTCCGCGCCCCTTGTCAGTCCTTTTGGCCAGGCTTCTTTACGCAATCCAGCCGCACCCGCGGCCGTCTTGCAGCAGGGCCGGGGTGGTCAGTTCCGCATGGGACTGCTTTCGTTCGGGATGGGCTACGAGATCGGTGCCTTGAACAATATCGAGGATCAGATCGACGACACGAGCGAGCGCCTGGAGCGATTCACGATCACTGAGGCTGAATTGACTGCTCAAGTGAGCGGTAGCGCAAGTCAGGCGGATGCGGAAGCGGCATTGAAGAATTACGTTGTCAACAAGGTCAACACCGACGTCATTGATGTGGTCAATCCGGTGTTGGTTTCCTTGCGCCGGGAAGGGCAGGTGACCTTGTTTGGAGAGGCGCAGGTTCCGTTGACGCCCATGGTGGTGACTGTGGAGGCGTGGGGGGGCAGTCTGATGCTCGACGCGAGCTTTCAGGCGCTGGCCAACACGTCTGTGTTGACAACTCCGCTGGCCGCTTTGGACCCCAACGCCATCACCGTGGTAGTGATACCGGATGGAAGCGGAGGGTACGAAGCAACTGCAGATTTCAACTATGACGACGCAACGGCCAACGAAAGCTCCGTGCTCGTCAAGGCCGCGCTGATCAAGCAATACGGTCTGGGCTACAGCCACAACGTTTGGAAATCGTCCTTGTCGCCGGAATCATGGGGATCGGGTTGGCTCACGGTAGGCGGGCGGGTCAAGTACTACGAGGTCAGGCTGGTGCGTGCGGCTGTCAGGCTGAAGGACAACGACGACGCCGAAGATACGCTCAAGGACGCCGAGTCGGAAGACAGCACTGGGGTGGGCCTGGATCTGGGCGCGCAATGGTCGAGTCGTTACTACCGCGCGGGGGTCTGGGTCAACAACGTCAACAGTCCGAGCTTCAAATTCAACAAGCTGGATCTGTCCGGCTACAGCAATCCCACGATCAGGAAGGATCTGCAGGCCGGGTCGACGTACGTCATGAAGCCGCAGGTCCAGCTGGAGAGTGCACTCTATAGCGAGAGCCAGCATTGGGTGCTCGATACCAGTCTGGACGCCAATTCGGTTCGTGACCCGCTGGATCGCGAGTTCCAATGGCTTGCAGTGAACGCAGCCCACGTCACGAACACCTTCTGGATTCCTGGCTTCCGCCTCGGTTACCGTGAAAACCTGGTCGGTACTCAACTGAGCTACGCGACCGCCGGGTTGACCTGGTTTGGTGTGAACCTGGATCTGGCCTACGGATTGCAGACCATCAAGTACGATGGCGACACCTATCCGCGCAGCGTCATGCTCAACATCAGCTCGTCCATGACGTTCTGA
- a CDS encoding pyrimidine/purine nucleoside phosphorylase: MTTANIAGVSVTTKANVYFDGKCVSHSITLADGTKKSVGVILPATLTFNTGAPEIMEGVAGSCEYKLKGSEAWVKSGAGEKFSVPGNTTFEIRVSGEPYHYICHFG, encoded by the coding sequence ATGACCACAGCCAACATTGCCGGTGTTTCCGTCACCACCAAAGCCAACGTCTATTTCGATGGCAAATGCGTCAGCCACAGCATCACCCTGGCCGATGGCACGAAAAAATCGGTCGGCGTCATCCTGCCCGCCACCCTGACGTTCAATACCGGCGCTCCCGAGATCATGGAAGGCGTGGCCGGTTCCTGCGAATACAAGCTCAAGGGCAGTGAAGCCTGGGTCAAGTCCGGCGCCGGCGAAAAATTCAGCGTCCCCGGCAACACTACATTCGAGATCCGTGTGTCGGGAGAGCCCTATCACTACATCTGCCACTTCGGCTGA
- the argG gene encoding argininosuccinate synthase, which yields MATILQSLPIGQKVGIAFSGGLDTSAALLWMKKKGAEPYAYTAHLGQPDESDYDAIPKKALGYGAKLARLIDCRRQLAHEGIAALQANAFHISTGGVTYFNTTPLGRAVTGTMLVAAMKEDNVNIWGDGSTFKGNDIERFYRYGLLTNPSLKIYKPWLDQTFIDELGGRKEMSEFLIANGFDYKMSVEKAYSTDSNMLGATHEAKDLEHLNSGIRIVNPIMGVAFWKDDVVVKPEEVTVRFEEGQPVALNGQSFNDPVALILKANEIGGRHGLGMSDQIENRIIEAKSRGIYEAPGLALLHIAYERLVTGIHNEDTIEQYRINGMKLGRLLYQGRWFDPQAIMLREAAQRWVARAVTGEVTLELRRGNDYSILNTESPNLTYAPERLSMEKVEDAPFSPADRIGQLTLRNLDITDTRAKLGIYTQTGLLSAGEGAELLSFKGPKA from the coding sequence ATGGCCACCATCCTGCAATCCCTCCCCATCGGCCAGAAGGTCGGCATCGCCTTTTCGGGCGGACTGGACACCAGCGCCGCCCTGCTCTGGATGAAGAAAAAGGGCGCCGAGCCCTATGCCTACACGGCCCACCTGGGCCAGCCCGACGAAAGCGACTACGACGCCATTCCGAAAAAGGCTCTGGGCTATGGCGCCAAACTGGCTCGCCTGATCGACTGCCGCCGCCAGCTGGCGCACGAGGGCATCGCCGCCTTGCAGGCCAACGCTTTCCACATCAGCACCGGTGGCGTGACCTACTTCAACACCACGCCGCTGGGCCGCGCCGTCACGGGCACCATGCTGGTGGCCGCGATGAAGGAAGACAACGTCAACATCTGGGGCGACGGCTCGACCTTCAAGGGCAACGACATCGAGCGCTTCTACCGCTATGGCTTGCTGACCAACCCGTCGCTCAAGATCTACAAGCCCTGGCTGGACCAGACCTTCATCGACGAGCTCGGCGGCCGCAAGGAGATGAGCGAGTTCCTGATCGCCAACGGCTTTGACTACAAGATGAGCGTCGAGAAGGCCTACAGTACCGACAGCAATATGCTGGGCGCGACGCACGAGGCCAAGGACCTGGAGCATCTGAACAGCGGCATCCGCATCGTCAACCCCATCATGGGCGTGGCCTTCTGGAAAGACGATGTGGTCGTCAAACCCGAGGAAGTGACCGTGCGCTTCGAGGAGGGCCAGCCCGTGGCGCTCAACGGCCAGAGCTTCAACGACCCCGTGGCCCTGATCCTCAAGGCCAACGAGATCGGCGGCCGCCACGGCCTGGGCATGAGCGACCAGATCGAGAACCGCATCATTGAGGCCAAGAGCCGCGGCATCTACGAAGCCCCCGGCCTGGCCCTGCTGCACATCGCCTACGAACGCCTGGTGACCGGCATCCACAACGAGGACACCATCGAGCAGTACCGCATCAACGGGATGAAGCTGGGCCGCCTGCTCTACCAGGGCCGCTGGTTCGATCCGCAGGCCATCATGCTGCGCGAGGCCGCGCAACGCTGGGTGGCGCGCGCCGTCACCGGCGAGGTCACGCTGGAACTACGCCGCGGCAATGACTACAGCATCCTCAACACTGAAAGCCCCAACCTGACCTACGCACCCGAGCGTCTGAGCATGGAGAAGGTGGAAGACGCGCCCTTCAGCCCCGCCGATCGCATCGGCCAGCTGACCCTGCGCAACCTGGACATCACAGACACCCGGGCCAAGCTGGGCATCTACACACAGACCGGCCTGCTGTCAGCGGGCGAAGGCGCCGAGCTGCTGTCCTTCAAGGGCCCGAAGGCATGA
- a CDS encoding RidA family protein has product MSADAGQGTDVLRLGVGPRLSEVAIHNGVVYLAGQVPDDATKDIRGQTAEVLAMVDKLLAEAGSDKTRLLRVQIYLADMADFAGMNAVWDTWVSPGHTPPRATVQARLGNPDWRIEVVVTAAV; this is encoded by the coding sequence ATGAGCGCGGACGCGGGACAAGGCACGGACGTCCTGCGCCTGGGCGTCGGACCGCGTCTGAGCGAGGTCGCCATCCACAACGGCGTGGTCTACCTCGCCGGCCAAGTGCCCGACGACGCCACGAAAGACATCCGTGGCCAGACGGCCGAGGTGCTGGCCATGGTGGACAAGCTGCTGGCCGAAGCCGGCAGCGACAAGACGCGCCTGCTGCGGGTGCAGATCTACCTGGCCGACATGGCGGATTTCGCGGGCATGAACGCGGTTTGGGACACCTGGGTCAGCCCGGGCCATACCCCGCCACGCGCCACCGTGCAGGCCCGGCTGGGCAATCCGGACTGGCGCATCGAGGTGGTCGTGACCGCGGCAGTCTGA
- a CDS encoding DesA family fatty acid desaturase — translation MFVTDSVVFNAIVDWLANGLLNLSWWQIILYALVTTHITIASVTIFLHRHQAHRALDLHPIISHFFRFWLWLSTGMVTKEWAAIHRKHHAKCEQAEDPHSPQIYGIRKVLTEGAELYRAESKNKETMARYGHGTPDDWIERNLYTRYSWQGVGLMLIINLALFGAAGAAVWALQMAWIPITAAGIINGLGHYWGYRNFEAADASTNLSPWGIIIGGEELHNNHHTYPTSAKLSVKPYEFDIGWLYIRLLSAVGLAKVKKTPPKLELGDIKPVADDKTLEALIAHRYEIMAEYANGMQRAFRSELNALKNRMTDSTAVKAAARWLHRDAEKAPASAAPQLAQARAASPVLDKMVTMREELRQLWLNTSLSREQLLANLQAWCHRAEESGIAALQEFSRKLRMVRT, via the coding sequence ATGTTCGTAACTGACTCGGTCGTGTTCAACGCCATCGTCGATTGGCTGGCGAATGGCCTGCTGAACCTGAGCTGGTGGCAGATCATTCTGTACGCCTTGGTGACGACGCACATCACGATCGCCAGCGTGACGATCTTCCTGCACCGCCACCAGGCGCACCGCGCGCTGGACCTGCACCCGATCATCTCCCACTTCTTCCGCTTCTGGCTGTGGCTGTCCACGGGCATGGTGACCAAGGAATGGGCTGCCATCCACCGCAAGCACCACGCCAAGTGCGAGCAGGCCGAAGACCCGCACAGCCCGCAGATTTACGGCATCCGCAAGGTCCTGACCGAGGGCGCCGAGCTGTACCGTGCCGAATCCAAGAACAAGGAAACCATGGCCCGCTACGGCCACGGCACCCCCGATGACTGGATCGAGCGCAACCTCTACACCCGTTACTCCTGGCAAGGCGTGGGCCTGATGCTGATCATCAACCTCGCCCTGTTCGGCGCGGCGGGTGCGGCGGTCTGGGCCCTGCAGATGGCCTGGATCCCGATCACGGCCGCCGGCATCATCAACGGCCTGGGCCACTACTGGGGTTACCGCAACTTCGAGGCGGCCGATGCCAGCACCAACCTGTCGCCCTGGGGCATCATCATCGGTGGCGAGGAACTGCACAACAACCACCACACCTACCCGACCTCGGCCAAGCTGTCGGTCAAGCCGTACGAGTTCGACATCGGCTGGCTCTACATCCGCCTGCTGAGCGCCGTGGGCCTGGCCAAGGTCAAGAAGACGCCGCCCAAGCTGGAACTGGGTGACATCAAGCCCGTGGCCGATGACAAGACGCTGGAGGCACTGATCGCCCATCGCTACGAGATCATGGCGGAGTACGCCAACGGCATGCAGCGCGCTTTCCGCAGCGAATTGAACGCGCTTAAGAACCGCATGACCGACAGCACGGCCGTCAAGGCGGCGGCCCGTTGGCTGCACCGTGACGCGGAAAAGGCGCCGGCCTCCGCTGCACCCCAACTGGCCCAGGCCCGTGCCGCGTCGCCCGTGCTGGACAAGATGGTCACGATGCGCGAAGAGCTGCGTCAGCTTTGGCTCAACACCTCGCTGAGCCGTGAGCAACTGCTGGCCAATCTGCAAGCCTGGTGCCACCGCGCCGAGGAAAGTGGCATCGCCGCGCTGCAAGAGTTCTCGCGCAAGCTGCGCATGGTCCGCACCTGA
- a CDS encoding RsmB/NOP family class I SAM-dependent RNA methyltransferase codes for MHPQTLLDLCAELVRLTLKFEHPADAVVSHFFRDHRGLGPRERATLAETAYAVLRKKLLFERLALSGSGPKERRLAILGFSGAREFIKSVLSEQEKQWLDACDGVRPDELLDLHRHNLPDWLAQPLKERLGDQEFWALTESLNQQAGLDLRVNTLHDKREDVLRELKTAGITAQPTPYSPWGLRIANKPALNKLDVFTRGAIEVQDEGSQLLALLVEARRGEMVVDFCAGAGGKTLALGASMRNTGRLYAFDTSAHRLDALKPRLARSGLSNVHPAAIAHERDERVKRLSGKIDRVLVDAPCSGLGTLRRNPDLKWRQSAQAVQEMAAKQAAILDSAARLLKPGGRLVYATCSLLRQENEDVAEAFSAAHPDFDRVPVADLLERLLAPLPAQTVDKLCSGGENGRNYLHLWPHQHNTDGFFAAVWHKR; via the coding sequence ATGCACCCTCAAACCTTGCTGGACCTCTGCGCCGAACTGGTCCGGCTGACCCTCAAATTCGAACACCCGGCCGATGCCGTGGTGTCACATTTCTTCCGTGACCACCGTGGCCTGGGGCCGCGCGAGCGCGCGACCCTGGCGGAAACCGCGTACGCCGTGCTGCGCAAGAAGCTGCTGTTCGAGCGTTTGGCTCTCTCGGGCAGTGGACCGAAGGAGCGGCGTCTCGCCATTCTGGGCTTCTCTGGCGCGCGGGAGTTCATCAAGAGCGTGTTGTCCGAGCAGGAAAAACAGTGGCTGGACGCCTGCGACGGGGTGCGGCCGGATGAACTGCTGGACCTGCATCGCCACAATCTGCCCGATTGGCTGGCCCAGCCGCTGAAAGAGCGATTGGGCGACCAGGAGTTCTGGGCCTTGACCGAGAGCCTGAACCAGCAAGCGGGGCTGGACTTGCGCGTCAACACCTTGCACGACAAGCGCGAAGATGTGTTGCGCGAACTGAAGACGGCGGGCATCACTGCGCAGCCCACGCCGTATTCCCCTTGGGGCTTGCGCATCGCGAACAAGCCTGCCCTGAATAAGCTGGACGTCTTCACACGCGGTGCCATCGAGGTGCAGGACGAGGGCTCACAACTGCTGGCGTTGCTGGTGGAGGCCCGGCGTGGCGAGATGGTGGTGGATTTCTGCGCGGGCGCGGGCGGTAAGACCCTGGCCCTGGGTGCGAGCATGCGCAACACCGGGCGACTCTACGCTTTTGACACTTCCGCCCATCGGCTGGACGCGCTCAAACCCCGGCTGGCGCGCAGCGGCCTGTCCAATGTGCATCCGGCGGCGATTGCGCACGAGCGGGATGAGCGCGTCAAGCGCCTCTCGGGCAAGATTGACCGGGTACTGGTGGACGCGCCCTGCTCCGGTCTGGGCACGCTGAGACGCAACCCAGACTTGAAGTGGCGGCAATCCGCCCAAGCTGTGCAGGAGATGGCGGCCAAGCAGGCGGCTATTCTGGACAGCGCGGCACGGCTGCTCAAGCCGGGCGGGCGCCTGGTTTACGCCACCTGCAGCCTTCTGCGGCAGGAAAACGAGGACGTCGCCGAGGCATTTTCGGCTGCGCATCCGGATTTCGACCGGGTGCCGGTGGCCGATCTGCTGGAGCGGCTGCTGGCGCCATTGCCTGCGCAGACCGTGGATAAGCTGTGTTCCGGGGGCGAAAACGGGCGAAATTACCTTCATTTGTGGCCGCACCAACACAACACAGACGGCTTTTTCGCCGCTGTTTGGCACAAAAGGTAA
- a CDS encoding DUF1801 domain-containing protein: protein MTSLFMLPDARAHDPAIDVWLQERVSGPDPALGALAQHWFQVLRDCGDDVRELLHDGMPTACVGQAAFAHVAAYKAHVNVGFFRGAALLASGADPVGLLEGSGRSMRHVKLRSEDASDEATLRALIQAAYEDVRRQTAAQAPP, encoded by the coding sequence ATGACCTCGCTCTTCATGCTCCCTGACGCGCGTGCCCACGATCCGGCCATCGACGTCTGGCTGCAGGAACGCGTCAGCGGGCCCGATCCGGCCTTGGGCGCTCTCGCGCAGCACTGGTTCCAGGTCCTGCGCGATTGCGGTGACGACGTGCGCGAGCTGCTGCACGATGGCATGCCCACGGCGTGCGTGGGTCAGGCGGCCTTCGCCCATGTAGCGGCCTACAAGGCCCATGTCAACGTCGGCTTCTTTCGTGGCGCGGCGCTCCTGGCAAGCGGCGCCGACCCAGTCGGCCTGCTCGAAGGCAGCGGCCGCTCCATGCGTCACGTGAAGCTGCGGTCCGAAGATGCCTCCGATGAAGCAACGCTACGGGCGCTGATCCAGGCAGCCTACGAGGACGTGCGGCGGCAGACCGCGGCGCAGGCCCCTCCATAA
- a CDS encoding UvrD-helicase domain-containing protein — MSLDLPGSGSRPTYPSSSEMPLLAGLNTEQRAAVTLPAEPALILAGAGSGKTRVLTTRIAWLLQTGQISPGGLLAVTFTNKAAREMMTRLQSMLPVNVRGMWIGTFHGLCNRLLRAHHKTAGLPQTFQILDTQDQQSAIKRLCKQFNVDEERFPPKQLQWFIGGCKEDGLRPGDVEAHDPDTRKKVELYQLYEEQCQREGVVDFGELLLRSFELLRDHVPVREHYQRRFRHILIDEFQDTNKLQYAWIKLLAAQGTEHENAVFAVGDDDQSIYAFRGARVGNMADFVREFQVQHQIKLEQNYRSYSNILDSANALISHNKHRLGKNLRTEQGAGEPVRVVESSSDFAEAQWLIDEMKQLIRDDVPRKEMAVLYRSNAQSRVIETALFNSGIPYKVYGGLRFFERAEIKHALAYLRLLENPNDDTSFLRVVNFPPRGIGARSIEQLQDAARAANQGAGASLHAAVNAMSGKAGANLSAFVAKIDVLREQTQGLTLREIIELVLEHSGLVEHYRAEREGADRIENLEELVTAAESFVSIEGFGRDAEATAAAENAAPDADGEVLSPLAAFLTHAALEAGDNQAQDGQDAVQLMTVHASKGLEFDVVFITGLEEGLFPHENSLSDFDGLEEERRLMYVAITRARKRLYLSLAQSRMLHGQTRFHIRSRFLDELPEETLKWVTPRNQGFGSGFTPQNSYGPGRGNGAGGGGGAWNSGWANASRSGGTYGRDAGLSASKVVEQAQEAATGLRIGMNVFHNKFGEGTVLTLEGAGDDARAQINFPRHGVKWLALSVAKLTVVE; from the coding sequence ATGTCCCTTGATTTGCCCGGCTCCGGCTCGCGTCCGACCTATCCCTCTTCTTCCGAGATGCCCCTGTTGGCGGGCCTCAATACCGAGCAGCGCGCCGCCGTCACGTTGCCTGCGGAACCCGCGCTCATCCTCGCGGGTGCGGGCTCGGGCAAGACGCGGGTGTTGACCACGCGCATCGCCTGGCTGCTGCAAACCGGACAGATTTCGCCCGGTGGCCTACTGGCCGTGACCTTCACCAACAAGGCCGCGCGCGAGATGATGACGCGCCTGCAGTCCATGCTGCCCGTGAACGTGCGAGGCATGTGGATCGGCACCTTCCATGGCCTGTGCAACCGCCTGCTGCGTGCGCACCACAAGACGGCGGGCCTGCCCCAGACCTTCCAGATCCTGGACACGCAGGACCAGCAAAGCGCCATCAAGCGCCTGTGCAAGCAGTTCAACGTTGACGAGGAACGTTTCCCCCCGAAGCAATTGCAGTGGTTCATCGGCGGCTGCAAGGAGGACGGCCTGCGCCCCGGCGACGTGGAGGCGCATGACCCCGACACCCGCAAGAAAGTGGAGCTCTACCAGCTCTACGAAGAGCAATGCCAGCGCGAGGGCGTGGTGGACTTCGGTGAGCTGCTGCTGCGCAGCTTCGAACTGCTGCGTGACCACGTGCCCGTGCGTGAGCACTACCAGCGGCGTTTTCGCCACATTCTGATCGACGAGTTCCAGGACACCAACAAGTTGCAGTACGCCTGGATCAAGCTGCTCGCGGCGCAAGGGACAGAGCATGAAAACGCCGTCTTCGCGGTGGGCGATGATGACCAAAGCATCTACGCTTTCCGCGGCGCCCGTGTGGGCAATATGGCCGACTTCGTGCGCGAGTTCCAGGTCCAGCACCAGATCAAGCTGGAGCAGAACTACCGCAGCTACAGCAACATCCTCGACAGCGCCAACGCGCTGATCAGCCACAACAAGCACCGACTGGGCAAGAACCTGCGCACCGAGCAGGGCGCGGGCGAGCCCGTGCGCGTGGTCGAATCCAGCAGCGACTTCGCCGAGGCGCAGTGGCTGATCGATGAGATGAAGCAACTCATCCGTGATGACGTGCCGCGCAAGGAGATGGCGGTGCTCTACCGCAGCAACGCGCAGAGTCGCGTTATTGAGACCGCGCTGTTCAACAGCGGCATTCCCTACAAGGTCTATGGCGGCCTGCGCTTCTTCGAGCGCGCCGAGATCAAGCACGCGCTGGCCTACCTGCGACTGCTGGAGAACCCGAACGACGACACCAGCTTCCTGCGCGTGGTGAACTTCCCGCCGCGCGGCATCGGCGCGCGCAGCATCGAGCAGTTGCAGGACGCGGCGCGGGCCGCGAACCAGGGGGCTGGGGCGTCACTGCACGCGGCGGTCAACGCCATGAGCGGCAAGGCGGGTGCCAATCTCTCGGCCTTCGTCGCCAAGATCGACGTACTGCGCGAGCAGACCCAGGGCCTGACCCTGCGCGAGATCATCGAACTCGTGCTCGAGCACAGCGGCCTGGTCGAGCATTACCGCGCCGAGCGCGAGGGCGCGGACCGCATCGAGAACCTGGAGGAACTGGTGACGGCCGCCGAGAGCTTCGTCAGCATCGAGGGTTTCGGCCGCGACGCGGAGGCGACGGCCGCGGCGGAGAACGCGGCGCCCGACGCGGACGGCGAGGTGCTGTCGCCGCTGGCGGCCTTCCTCACGCACGCCGCCTTGGAGGCCGGCGACAACCAGGCCCAGGACGGCCAGGACGCCGTGCAACTCATGACCGTGCACGCCAGCAAGGGCCTGGAGTTCGACGTGGTGTTCATCACCGGCCTGGAAGAAGGCCTGTTCCCGCACGAGAACTCCTTAAGCGACTTCGACGGCCTGGAAGAAGAGCGCCGTCTGATGTACGTGGCCATCACCCGCGCGCGCAAACGCCTCTACCTCAGCCTGGCCCAGTCACGCATGCTGCACGGCCAGACGCGGTTCCACATCCGCAGCCGCTTCCTCGACGAACTGCCCGAAGAAACGCTGAAGTGGGTGACGCCCCGTAACCAGGGCTTTGGCAGCGGCTTCACGCCGCAGAACAGCTACGGGCCGGGGCGTGGCAATGGGGCTGGCGGTGGCGGCGGTGCCTGGAACAGCGGCTGGGCGAACGCGAGCCGCTCGGGCGGTACATATGGGCGCGATGCGGGCCTCTCAGCCAGCAAGGTTGTCGAGCAGGCCCAGGAAGCCGCCACGGGCCTGCGCATCGGCATGAACGTCTTCCACAACAAGTTTGGGGAAGGCACGGTGCTCACGCTTGAAGGCGCGGGCGACGATGCCCGTGCGCAGATCAACTTCCCGCGACATGGGGTCAAGTGGCTGGCGCTGTCGGTGGCGAAGTTGACCGTGGTGGAGTGA
- a CDS encoding NAD(P)-dependent oxidoreductase produces MNIALLGTGLMGYPMAERLCGLCKAGHAVSVWNRTRSKADSLAALGAQVHDSPAAAARDAEFVITMLTDGAAVEDLLFSQGVALAMHPGSVLLDMSSIQPAQARAHAERLGGMGIVHMDAPVSGGTLGAAAGTLVIMVGGKVTTFERARPVFAPLGRATLVGGSGTGQLTKLANQMIVGITIGAVAEALLLCEKGGANPAKVREAITGGFADSRILQVHGQRMVDHSYPPGARMSVQLKDLRNALTTAQDLGLETPITSLLEQLYASGVSTGLKDLDHSALHLALGQRNGMF; encoded by the coding sequence ATGAACATCGCCCTGCTAGGCACTGGCCTCATGGGCTACCCGATGGCGGAACGCCTGTGCGGCCTCTGCAAGGCGGGGCATGCGGTCAGTGTCTGGAACCGAACGCGTTCCAAGGCAGACAGCCTGGCCGCCCTGGGCGCGCAAGTGCACGACAGCCCGGCCGCGGCGGCGCGCGACGCGGAATTTGTCATCACCATGCTGACGGACGGCGCCGCGGTGGAAGACCTGCTGTTCTCCCAAGGCGTCGCCCTCGCCATGCACCCGGGTTCGGTGCTGCTGGACATGTCCTCGATCCAACCCGCTCAGGCCCGGGCCCACGCCGAACGTCTCGGCGGCATGGGCATCGTGCACATGGATGCCCCGGTCTCAGGTGGAACCTTGGGCGCCGCAGCCGGTACGCTCGTCATCATGGTCGGCGGCAAGGTCACCACCTTCGAGCGCGCCCGCCCTGTCTTCGCGCCCTTGGGCCGCGCAACCCTGGTCGGCGGCAGCGGCACCGGGCAGCTCACGAAACTGGCCAACCAGATGATCGTGGGCATCACCATCGGCGCCGTGGCCGAGGCGCTGCTGCTCTGCGAGAAAGGTGGCGCCAATCCGGCCAAGGTGCGCGAAGCCATCACCGGCGGTTTCGCCGACAGCCGCATCCTGCAGGTGCATGGACAGCGCATGGTGGACCACAGCTACCCCCCCGGAGCCCGCATGAGCGTCCAGCTCAAGGATCTGCGCAACGCGCTCACCACGGCCCAAGACCTGGGACTGGAGACGCCCATCACCTCCCTGCTGGAGCAGTTGTACGCCAGCGGCGTCAGCACCGGCCTCAAAGACTTGGACCATTCGGCCCTGCACCTCGCGCTGGGCCAACGCAACGGCATGTTCTGA